Proteins co-encoded in one Streptococcus ruminicola genomic window:
- the hflX gene encoding GTPase HflX, with the protein MIETSEHQERVILLGVELPDTENFDMSMEELASLAKTAGAQVVSSYRQKREKYDSKSLIGSGKLAEIKAIVDADEIDTVIVNDRLTPRQNVNLESELGVKVIDRMQLILDIFAMRARSHEGKLQVHLAQLKYMLPRLVGQGVMLSRQAGGIGSRGPGESQLELNRRSIRNQISDIERQLKVVEKNRETGREKRTESQVFKIGLIGYTNAGKSTIMNVLTNDKQYEADELFATLDATTKQIYLQNQFQVTLTDTVGFIQNLPTELVAAFKSTLEESRHVDLLLHVIDASDPNHAEHEKVVLNLLKDLDMLDIPRLAVYNKMDVAEHFAATAFPNVRISARDKDARSLLRRLIINEIREIFEPFSIRVHQNQAYKLYDLNKMALLDRYDFAEEYETITGYINPKNKWRLEEFYD; encoded by the coding sequence ATGATTGAAACAAGCGAACATCAAGAGCGCGTGATTTTACTGGGCGTTGAGCTGCCAGACACTGAAAATTTTGATATGTCTATGGAAGAGTTAGCTTCGCTAGCTAAAACAGCAGGAGCGCAGGTGGTTTCATCTTATCGCCAAAAACGCGAAAAATACGATAGTAAATCATTGATTGGCTCAGGAAAATTAGCTGAAATTAAAGCGATTGTTGACGCTGATGAGATTGACACTGTTATTGTTAATGACCGTTTAACACCCCGTCAAAATGTTAACTTAGAATCAGAACTTGGGGTTAAAGTGATTGACCGCATGCAGCTGATTTTGGATATTTTTGCCATGCGTGCTCGTAGTCACGAAGGAAAATTGCAAGTTCATCTGGCTCAACTCAAATACATGTTGCCACGCCTTGTCGGTCAAGGGGTTATGCTAAGCCGTCAAGCAGGTGGAATTGGTAGCCGAGGACCTGGTGAAAGTCAATTGGAATTGAACCGCCGTTCGATTCGTAATCAGATTTCAGATATTGAACGCCAATTGAAGGTGGTTGAGAAAAATCGTGAAACTGGTCGTGAAAAACGTACAGAATCACAAGTCTTTAAAATTGGACTCATTGGTTATACAAATGCTGGTAAATCAACCATTATGAATGTCCTAACCAATGATAAACAATACGAAGCTGATGAATTATTTGCGACTTTGGATGCGACAACTAAGCAGATTTACTTGCAAAATCAATTTCAAGTGACGCTTACAGATACGGTTGGTTTTATTCAAAATTTGCCAACTGAGTTGGTGGCAGCCTTTAAGTCAACCTTGGAAGAAAGCCGTCATGTTGATTTGCTGCTACACGTGATTGATGCCAGCGACCCAAATCATGCTGAGCATGAAAAGGTTGTTCTGAATCTGTTAAAAGATCTAGATATGTTGGATATTCCACGTTTAGCTGTTTATAACAAGATGGATGTGGCGGAGCACTTTGCAGCGACAGCTTTTCCAAATGTGCGTATTTCTGCGCGTGATAAAGATGCTCGTTCACTTTTGCGCCGTTTGATTATCAATGAAATTCGTGAGATTTTTGAACCATTTAGCATTCGTGTTCACCAAAATCAAGCCTATAAGTTATACGATTTAAATAAAATGGCTCTGCTTGATCGCTATGATTTTGCAGAAGAATACGAAACCATCACTGGTTACATTAATCCAAAAAATAAATGGAGACTAGAAGAATTCTATGACTGA
- the recJ gene encoding single-stranded-DNA-specific exonuclease RecJ has translation MITSKYNWKNIEKEPDDGFFEVTKKENITALASKILYSRGIDNGEKLAQFLSNDLSQLHDPYLLHDMDKAVARIRQAIENYEQILVYGDYDADGMTSASIMKEALEMLGAEVQVYLPNRFVDGYGPNESVYKYFIEQQQVSLIITVDNGVAGHEAISYAQSQGVDVIVTDHHGLPAELPDAFAIVHPEHPEADYPFKYLAGCGVAFKVACALLESIPTEMLDLVAIGTIADMVSLTDENRIMVKVGLEMLKQTERIGLMELMKVSDIDMSDVNEETVGFKIAPQLNALGRLDDPNPAVELLTGFDDEEALSIAQMINAKNEERKEIVQKIYDEAMGMVDLDKPVQVLAKEGWHPGVLGIVAGRILEHIAQPVIVLNIEDGMAKGSARSIEAINIFHALDEHRDLFEAFGGHAGAAGMTLPVDNLEQLSQVLCDYIAENDINLAQKKTLTIDEVLPLAEIDLDTVKSLEKIAPFGMDNPKPVFEIKDFEVKQARTMGQNGAHLKLKIAQGSTAVDLVAFNQGHLVQEFQQAQNLCLAVTLSINKWNGQTTVQLMLEDARVDGVQLIDIRAKNASLPERVPVLSKDTSASEVVVLDIPEKAEELKSLFVGRQFDAVYFKNHIKRAYYLTGYGTREQFAKLYKTIYQFPEFDVRYKLKDLSQYLNIPDILLVKMIQIFDELDFVTITDGVMVVNKDAQKRSISDSQIYQNLKQEVKYQELMALGTPQEIYDWLMDNN, from the coding sequence ATGATAACAAGTAAATACAATTGGAAAAACATTGAAAAAGAGCCAGATGATGGCTTTTTTGAAGTGACAAAAAAAGAAAATATAACGGCATTAGCCAGCAAAATTCTATACAGTCGAGGCATTGATAATGGCGAAAAACTAGCTCAATTTTTATCAAATGATTTATCACAACTTCATGATCCATATTTGTTGCATGATATGGACAAGGCAGTTGCTCGCATTCGTCAAGCTATTGAAAATTACGAACAGATTCTAGTCTATGGTGACTATGATGCTGATGGTATGACTAGCGCTAGCATTATGAAAGAAGCCTTGGAAATGCTTGGGGCTGAGGTTCAAGTCTATCTCCCTAACCGATTTGTTGATGGCTATGGACCAAATGAATCGGTCTATAAATACTTTATTGAGCAACAACAGGTTTCTTTGATTATTACGGTGGATAATGGCGTAGCTGGGCATGAAGCTATTAGCTATGCACAAAGTCAAGGAGTAGATGTCATTGTTACTGACCACCATGGCTTACCAGCAGAGCTTCCAGACGCATTTGCCATTGTACATCCAGAGCACCCGGAAGCGGATTATCCGTTCAAGTATTTAGCAGGATGTGGCGTAGCTTTCAAAGTTGCTTGTGCCTTGTTGGAATCAATTCCCACAGAAATGCTAGATTTAGTTGCTATCGGAACGATTGCCGATATGGTTAGTCTAACAGATGAAAATCGTATCATGGTTAAGGTTGGTCTTGAAATGCTCAAGCAGACCGAACGCATTGGTTTAATGGAACTAATGAAAGTATCTGATATTGACATGTCAGATGTTAATGAGGAAACTGTTGGGTTTAAAATTGCACCGCAGCTAAATGCTCTTGGTCGTCTAGATGATCCAAATCCAGCTGTTGAGTTATTGACTGGCTTTGATGATGAAGAAGCGCTAAGTATTGCGCAAATGATTAATGCCAAAAATGAAGAACGTAAAGAAATCGTTCAAAAGATTTATGACGAAGCCATGGGCATGGTTGACCTTGATAAGCCTGTTCAAGTGTTAGCAAAAGAAGGCTGGCATCCAGGTGTTCTTGGGATTGTCGCTGGTCGTATTTTGGAGCATATTGCTCAGCCAGTTATTGTCTTAAACATTGAAGACGGCATGGCAAAAGGTTCTGCTAGAAGTATTGAGGCTATCAATATCTTCCATGCGCTTGATGAACATCGTGATTTATTTGAAGCATTTGGTGGACATGCTGGCGCAGCTGGGATGACCTTGCCCGTTGATAACTTAGAGCAATTGTCACAGGTCTTGTGCGATTACATTGCTGAAAATGATATTAATTTAGCTCAGAAAAAGACGCTGACAATTGACGAAGTTTTGCCACTAGCTGAAATTGATTTAGACACGGTTAAGAGCCTTGAAAAAATTGCACCGTTTGGTATGGACAATCCAAAACCAGTTTTTGAGATTAAAGATTTTGAAGTTAAACAAGCACGTACCATGGGGCAAAATGGTGCCCACTTGAAGTTAAAAATTGCTCAAGGAAGCACGGCAGTTGACCTTGTTGCCTTTAACCAAGGTCATTTGGTACAAGAATTTCAACAAGCACAGAATCTCTGTCTTGCGGTTACCTTGTCAATCAACAAATGGAACGGGCAAACCACTGTTCAGTTGATGCTTGAAGATGCGCGTGTTGACGGCGTTCAGTTGATTGATATTCGCGCTAAAAATGCCAGTCTTCCTGAACGTGTTCCTGTTTTGAGTAAAGACACTAGTGCCAGTGAAGTGGTTGTTCTGGACATCCCTGAGAAGGCTGAAGAACTCAAATCACTTTTTGTTGGGCGACAATTTGATGCTGTTTATTTTAAAAACCACATCAAACGTGCCTATTATTTGACAGGTTATGGAACTCGCGAACAATTTGCTAAATTGTATAAAACCATTTACCAATTCCCTGAATTCGACGTTCGTTATAAACTAAAAGACTTGAGTCAATACCTCAATATCCCAGATATTTTGCTGGTGAAAATGATTCAAATCTTTGATGAATTAGATTTCGTAACTATCACAGATGGTGTTATGGTTGTTAACAAAGATGCTCAAAAACGTAGCATCTCAGACAGCCAAATTTATCAAAACCTGAAACAAGAAGTGAAGTACCAAGAACTCATGGCACTTGGTACCCCACAAGAAATCTATGATTGGTTAATGGATAATAATTAA
- the bsh gene encoding choloylglycine hydrolase, whose translation MCTAITYTTKGSYFGRNLDLDFSYNETVTVCPRNYPFSFKHQGENDAHYAMIGMATVVADYPLYYEAVNEKGLGMAGLNFPENADYKEVAEGKDNLASFELIPWFLSQCDSVAQVKELCQNLNVTNEAFNADFQPSPLHWLIADRNEAIVLESVASGLKVYDNPTGVLTNNPTFDKQLFNLNNYRHLSPKVSDNLFSTEIALDTYSRGMGGLGLPGDLSSMSRYVKVAFTKLNSVAEDTEASSVNQFFHILKSVEQQKGLCYVDESGKYEYTIYSSCINTEKGIYYYTTYDNSQITAVDMHKENLDDSKLVTYPLIKDWQVNYQN comes from the coding sequence ATGTGTACTGCGATTACTTATACAACTAAGGGCAGTTACTTCGGACGTAATCTTGATTTGGATTTTTCATACAATGAAACGGTGACCGTTTGTCCTAGAAATTACCCATTTTCATTCAAGCATCAAGGAGAAAATGATGCTCACTATGCTATGATTGGTATGGCAACTGTGGTGGCTGACTATCCACTTTATTACGAAGCGGTTAATGAAAAAGGCTTGGGAATGGCTGGATTGAATTTCCCTGAAAATGCCGACTATAAAGAAGTGGCAGAAGGAAAAGACAACCTTGCATCTTTTGAATTGATTCCATGGTTTTTATCTCAGTGTGATTCTGTTGCACAAGTTAAAGAACTTTGTCAAAATCTTAATGTCACTAATGAAGCATTTAATGCGGATTTTCAACCAAGTCCTCTGCACTGGTTGATTGCCGACCGAAATGAAGCTATTGTCCTAGAGTCTGTAGCCAGTGGGTTAAAGGTTTATGATAACCCAACAGGTGTTTTGACTAATAATCCAACTTTTGATAAACAATTGTTTAACTTGAATAACTACCGTCACCTTTCACCAAAAGTTTCTGACAATCTCTTTTCTACAGAAATTGCCTTGGACACTTACAGCCGAGGAATGGGTGGACTTGGTTTGCCTGGTGATTTATCATCAATGTCACGCTATGTTAAAGTAGCCTTTACGAAATTAAATTCAGTAGCAGAAGATACTGAAGCATCTAGTGTTAACCAATTCTTCCATATTTTGAAATCCGTTGAACAACAAAAAGGGTTATGTTACGTGGATGAAAGTGGCAAATACGAATACACCATTTATAGTTCATGTATCAATACAGAAAAAGGTATTTATTACTACACAACTTACGATAATTCACAGATTACAGCTGTTGATATGCATAAGGAAAATTTGGATGATAGCAAGTTAGTTACTTATCCATTGATTAAAGATTGGCAAGTGAATTACCAAAATTAA
- a CDS encoding SDR family NAD(P)-dependent oxidoreductase: MRIIAITGATGGLAKEIVKQLPADDFVIALGRNVEKLEACYAERPNTVCYELDMTSDEAIGAMVEKLYAEHGHIDVFINNAGYGDFSEFDAYTTAEIRDMFDINTFATMTFSRLVGHKMKEAGQGHIVNIASIAGLIASAKSSVYSATKFAVIGFSNALRLELADSNVYVTTINPGPIATSFFDKADPSGEYLKSVGRFVLQPEEVARRTVAILGKNKREVNMPFSMAAAHKFYTLFPKIADFLARKVFNYK; the protein is encoded by the coding sequence ATGAGAATAATTGCTATTACAGGAGCAACAGGTGGACTAGCCAAAGAAATTGTCAAACAGTTGCCAGCTGATGACTTTGTGATTGCCTTAGGACGTAATGTAGAAAAACTTGAAGCCTGTTATGCTGAACGTCCTAACACAGTTTGCTACGAACTTGATATGACAAGTGATGAAGCGATTGGGGCAATGGTTGAAAAACTATATGCTGAACATGGTCACATCGATGTCTTTATCAATAACGCTGGTTATGGTGATTTTAGTGAGTTTGATGCTTATACGACAGCTGAAATCCGTGACATGTTTGATATCAATACCTTTGCGACGATGACTTTTTCACGTTTGGTTGGGCATAAGATGAAAGAAGCGGGACAGGGACATATTGTCAATATTGCCAGCATCGCTGGTTTGATTGCTTCAGCGAAATCATCAGTTTACTCGGCAACAAAATTTGCGGTGATTGGCTTTTCAAATGCTCTGCGTTTAGAATTAGCTGATAGCAATGTTTATGTGACAACGATTAATCCTGGACCGATTGCAACAAGCTTTTTTGACAAGGCAGATCCATCTGGAGAATACTTAAAGAGTGTTGGACGTTTTGTTTTGCAACCAGAAGAAGTTGCCAGACGTACGGTTGCTATTTTAGGTAAGAACAAACGTGAAGTGAACATGCCATTTTCAATGGCAGCAGCTCATAAATTCTATACCCTTTTCCCTAAGATTGCTGATTTTTTAGCACGCAAAGTTTTTAACTATAAATAA
- a CDS encoding PHP domain-containing protein: protein MRDNHLHTHFSYDSDARFEDYLDHYTGDIVTTEHYDLSNPYTKQDDVPDYEAYSREIAKLNQKYGKRIKKGIEIGYYQPREADILAYLADKDYDLKLLSVHHNGTNDYLDDEVADMDKDEIIQEYLDKLEYAIGRVDADVLAHFDYGFRIFDMTVADLKAYEPQLKRIFQKMIDYDLAFELNSKSMYLYGKEDLYRYALGLVKELGCHKYSIGSDGHKLEHFRLAFDKIQDLLDEFGIEDWEIL from the coding sequence ATGCGAGATAATCATTTACACACACATTTTTCTTATGATTCAGATGCGCGGTTTGAAGATTATTTAGACCATTATACAGGGGATATTGTGACGACTGAGCATTATGATTTGTCAAATCCATATACCAAGCAAGATGATGTGCCAGATTACGAGGCTTACTCGCGTGAAATAGCTAAGCTTAATCAAAAATACGGCAAACGCATTAAAAAAGGGATTGAAATTGGTTATTATCAGCCACGTGAAGCAGATATTCTTGCTTATTTGGCGGATAAGGACTATGATTTGAAACTCTTGTCGGTTCATCACAATGGGACAAATGATTATCTTGATGATGAAGTGGCAGATATGGATAAAGACGAGATTATCCAAGAATATCTGGATAAATTAGAATATGCGATTGGGCGCGTGGATGCGGATGTTTTAGCGCATTTTGACTATGGTTTTCGCATTTTTGATATGACCGTTGCGGATTTAAAAGCTTACGAACCTCAACTCAAACGTATCTTCCAGAAGATGATTGATTATGATTTGGCTTTTGAGTTAAATAGCAAATCGATGTACTTGTATGGCAAGGAAGACCTTTACCGTTATGCTTTAGGCTTGGTTAAAGAATTAGGTTGCCACAAGTATTCTATCGGTTCAGACGGTCATAAGTTGGAGCATTTTCGTCTAGCTTTTGATAAAATCCAAGACTTACTTGATGAATTTGGCATTGAAGATTGGGAAATTTTGTAA
- the miaA gene encoding tRNA (adenosine(37)-N6)-dimethylallyltransferase MiaA: MSKKIKLLAVVGPTAVGKTALGIELAKQFNGEIISGDSQQVYRKLDIGTAKATPEEQAAAPHHLIDVRDVDETYSVYDFVTEAKAAIDDIVSRGKLPIIVGGTGLYLQSLLEGYHLGGEVDQEKVLAYRKELDLLSDEELFEKIAEQKIEIPQINRRRAIRALELAKFGQDLQNKETNYDAYLIGLNDDRQVLYDRINRRVDLMVENGVLDEAKWLYDNYREVQAARAIGYKELFPYFAGEDSLENCVEKLKQNTRRFAKRQLTWFRNRMAVKFYNVSEDDFKTNVTSDVDCFLNDKKL; encoded by the coding sequence ATGTCAAAAAAAATAAAACTGCTAGCTGTGGTTGGACCGACAGCTGTTGGAAAAACAGCTTTAGGAATCGAACTCGCCAAGCAATTTAACGGAGAAATTATCAGCGGTGATAGTCAACAAGTCTACCGTAAGCTGGATATCGGAACGGCTAAGGCAACGCCTGAAGAACAAGCAGCAGCTCCTCACCACTTAATAGATGTGCGTGATGTTGATGAAACTTATTCTGTTTATGACTTTGTGACAGAAGCCAAAGCTGCTATCGATGATATTGTTAGTCGAGGTAAGTTGCCTATCATTGTTGGAGGAACTGGACTTTATCTTCAAAGTTTGCTAGAAGGTTATCATTTAGGCGGTGAGGTTGACCAAGAAAAAGTCCTCGCTTACCGAAAAGAATTGGATTTGTTAAGTGATGAAGAGCTTTTTGAAAAAATAGCAGAGCAGAAGATCGAGATTCCTCAAATCAACCGCCGTCGTGCCATTCGTGCTTTGGAGTTAGCTAAGTTTGGACAAGATTTGCAAAATAAAGAAACCAACTATGATGCCTATTTGATTGGTTTAAATGATGACCGTCAAGTGCTTTATGACCGTATCAATCGCCGTGTTGACCTCATGGTTGAAAATGGTGTTTTGGATGAAGCAAAATGGCTTTATGACAATTATCGTGAGGTTCAAGCCGCGCGAGCAATTGGTTACAAGGAACTTTTTCCATATTTTGCTGGGGAAGATTCTCTTGAAAACTGTGTTGAAAAATTAAAACAAAACACGCGTCGCTTTGCAAAACGCCAGTTAACATGGTTTAGAAACCGTATGGCAGTTAAGTTTTATAATGTTTCAGAAGATGACTTTAAAACTAATGTAACAAGTGATGTAGATTGTTTTTTAAATGATAAGAAATTGTAA
- a CDS encoding cystathionine beta-lyase, whose protein sequence is MTDYISLALKYGGFTSLDKVYLQNVLEDLTDEQKLSFITPPPSVINAYFAEMYQKQSPQAATDYYFELSKELHLLNNKPSFDEHKPFIRLNLSGKSYGFTYENDKEVALVFSEKDEALTRDVLFELAQVFPQYKIYVENGKIKMSKITFDDQELEDLTPESSLLSHVSKLKGNMVKLKSFNRDELSDLLAHYQGQVYYTFDQREFIAYVKVS, encoded by the coding sequence ATGACTGATTATATAAGCTTAGCTTTAAAATATGGTGGCTTCACGTCACTAGATAAAGTGTATTTGCAAAATGTTTTGGAGGATTTAACAGATGAACAAAAATTGAGTTTCATCACACCACCTCCAAGTGTTATCAATGCTTATTTTGCAGAAATGTATCAAAAACAATCTCCGCAAGCCGCAACAGATTATTATTTTGAACTATCAAAAGAATTGCACTTGTTAAATAATAAGCCATCTTTTGACGAACACAAACCTTTTATTCGTTTGAATTTATCAGGGAAATCATATGGTTTTACCTATGAAAATGATAAAGAGGTTGCTCTTGTCTTTTCTGAAAAAGATGAAGCTTTGACAAGAGATGTCTTGTTTGAATTGGCTCAGGTCTTTCCTCAATATAAAATTTATGTTGAAAATGGCAAAATCAAAATGTCAAAAATCACTTTTGATGACCAAGAACTTGAAGACCTTACACCAGAAAGTAGTCTGCTCAGCCATGTTTCAAAATTAAAAGGAAATATGGTTAAGCTAAAAAGTTTTAATCGCGATGAATTGTCAGACTTGCTAGCTCACTATCAAGGGCAAGTTTATTATACGTTTGATCAACGTGAATTTATCGCTTATGTAAAAGTATCGTAA
- a CDS encoding cytidine deaminase family protein, protein MDIWEKLYQAAKKDYNPHYVTPFIYSNHVVAAIEAEDGQIFTGYCFEATSGVFHLCAERAAAFNMFQQSGQTTIKRIIAFRDKPPYGEGSGMPCGACREFLMQLSPKNKDLEFMLDYEKRETVTLGELMPLWWGTERMAAGIEDLED, encoded by the coding sequence ATGGATATTTGGGAAAAGTTATATCAAGCAGCAAAAAAGGATTATAATCCTCATTATGTGACACCTTTTATCTATTCAAATCATGTTGTCGCAGCAATTGAAGCAGAAGATGGTCAGATTTTTACAGGCTATTGTTTTGAAGCGACTTCTGGTGTTTTTCATCTTTGTGCTGAACGTGCAGCTGCCTTCAATATGTTTCAACAATCGGGTCAAACCACCATCAAACGTATTATTGCATTTCGGGATAAGCCGCCTTATGGTGAAGGTTCAGGAATGCCTTGCGGAGCTTGTCGCGAATTCTTGATGCAATTGTCTCCGAAAAATAAAGATTTGGAATTTATGCTTGATTATGAGAAACGTGAAACCGTCACTTTGGGTGAATTGATGCCTTTATGGTGGGGGACAGAGCGCATGGCAGCAGGCATTGAAGACTTAGAAGATTAA
- the rnz gene encoding ribonuclease Z, protein MELQFLGTGAGQPSKSRNVSSLVLKLLDEINEVWMFDCGEGTQRQILETTIRPRKVKRIFITHLHGDHIFGLPGFLASRAFQANEEQTDLDIYGPVGIRSYVLSSLRLSGARLPYRIHFHEFDENSLGKIMETDKFVVYAEKLDHTIFCIGYRVMQKDLEGTLDAEALKAAGVPFGPLFGKIKSGQDVVLEDGTKIIAKDYISAPKKGKVITVLGDTRKTDASVRLGLGADILVHESTYGKGDEKIARKHGHSTGTQAAQIAKEASAKCLLLNHISARFLGRECKQIETDAQAIFENTHLVKDLEEISL, encoded by the coding sequence ATGGAATTACAATTTTTGGGAACAGGAGCGGGTCAGCCCTCAAAGTCACGTAATGTGTCAAGCTTAGTGTTAAAGTTACTTGACGAGATTAATGAGGTGTGGATGTTTGACTGTGGCGAAGGCACACAACGTCAGATTTTAGAAACAACTATCCGTCCTCGTAAAGTGAAACGCATTTTTATCACGCACTTGCACGGTGATCACATTTTTGGTCTTCCTGGTTTTTTGGCAAGTCGTGCTTTCCAAGCAAATGAAGAACAAACTGACCTTGATATTTATGGTCCTGTTGGTATTCGTTCATACGTTTTGAGCAGTTTGCGCTTGTCTGGTGCTCGTTTGCCATACCGTATTCATTTTCATGAATTTGACGAAAACAGTCTTGGAAAAATCATGGAAACTGACAAGTTTGTGGTATATGCTGAGAAATTGGACCACACTATTTTCTGTATTGGTTATCGTGTGATGCAAAAAGATTTGGAAGGAACACTTGATGCAGAAGCGTTGAAAGCTGCAGGTGTGCCATTTGGTCCATTATTTGGAAAAATCAAGAGCGGTCAAGATGTTGTCTTAGAAGATGGGACAAAAATTATCGCCAAAGATTACATCTCAGCACCGAAAAAAGGAAAAGTTATCACTGTTTTAGGTGATACACGTAAGACTGATGCTAGTGTGCGACTTGGTTTGGGAGCTGATATTTTGGTTCACGAATCTACATATGGTAAGGGTGATGAAAAAATTGCTCGTAAGCATGGGCACTCAACAGGTACTCAAGCTGCTCAAATTGCTAAAGAAGCATCAGCTAAATGCTTATTGCTTAATCACATCAGTGCACGTTTCTTGGGACGCGAATGCAAACAAATTGAAACGGATGCTCAAGCAATCTTTGAAAACACACACTTGGTTAAAGATTTGGAAGAAATTAGCTTATGA
- a CDS encoding adenine phosphoribosyltransferase, whose product MDLKNYIATIENYPKEGVTFRDISPLMADGNAYSYAVREIVQYATDKKIDMIVGPEARGFIVGCPVAFELGIGFAPVRKPGKLPREVISADYEKEYGIDTLCMHADAIKPGQRVLIVDDLLATGGTVKATIEMVERLGGIVAGCAFLVELDGLNGRKALEGYDTKVLMNFPG is encoded by the coding sequence ATGGATTTAAAAAATTATATCGCTACAATTGAAAACTATCCTAAAGAAGGAGTCACTTTCCGTGATATTTCTCCTTTAATGGCAGATGGAAATGCTTATAGCTATGCTGTTCGCGAAATTGTACAGTATGCTACTGACAAGAAGATCGACATGATTGTTGGTCCAGAGGCACGCGGATTTATCGTCGGATGCCCAGTTGCATTTGAACTTGGAATTGGTTTCGCACCAGTTCGTAAACCTGGTAAATTACCACGTGAAGTAATCTCAGCTGATTACGAAAAAGAGTACGGCATTGATACACTATGTATGCATGCTGATGCTATCAAACCTGGACAACGTGTCCTTATCGTTGATGACCTTTTGGCAACAGGTGGTACTGTGAAAGCTACTATCGAAATGGTAGAACGCCTTGGTGGTATCGTTGCTGGATGTGCTTTCCTTGTTGAATTGGACGGATTGAACGGACGTAAAGCACTTGAAGGTTATGATACGAAAGTCTTAATGAATTTCCCAGGATAA
- a CDS encoding DUF3042 family protein → MAKKFAFAKGLATGVVATAATVAGAIFAVKKKIIDPEEEKAAFIQENRKKAARKRISH, encoded by the coding sequence ATGGCTAAAAAATTTGCATTCGCTAAAGGTCTTGCTACTGGTGTTGTAGCCACTGCAGCTACTGTCGCAGGTGCTATTTTCGCAGTTAAGAAAAAAATCATTGACCCTGAAGAAGAAAAAGCTGCTTTCATTCAAGAAAATCGTAAAAAAGCAGCCCGCAAACGTATTTCTCACTAA